A portion of the Chelmon rostratus isolate fCheRos1 chromosome 15, fCheRos1.pri, whole genome shotgun sequence genome contains these proteins:
- the ldlrap1b gene encoding low density lipoprotein receptor adapter protein 1b isoform X2: MDALKSAGRAIIRSPSIAKQSWGAGRHKKLPENWTDTRETLLEGMVFQLKYLGVTMVEQPKGEELSAAAVKRIVATAKASGKKLQKVTLKVSPRGIILYDSASNQLIENISIYRISYCTADKMHDKVFAYIVQSQHNETLECHAFLCTKRKMAQAVTLTVAQAFRVAFEFWQAAKEEKEKRAKSGSDGEGASNSQSDSSASLGSLKGGEVATGTLLDLAEGANVALVHSGTKQTESDPFMELEDGLDEAFSRLAESRTNPQVLDIGVNPQDLNTEECLSPDKWDQEDTDFTAQKDTFGF; this comes from the exons AGCTTCCGGAGAACTGGACGGACACGAGGGAGACCCTTCTGGAGGGCATGGTGTTCCAGCTCAAGTACCTTGGGGTCACGATGGTTGAGCAGCCCAAAGGGGAGGAACTGTCGGCGGCTGCTGTCAAGAGGATAGTGGCCACG GCCAAAGCCAGTGGAAAAAAACTCCAGAAAGTCACATTAAAGGTCTCCCCACGAGGAATCATCCTTTACGACAGTGCCTCCAACCAGCTGATAGAAAACATCTCCATATACAG aatATCATATTGCACGGCAGACAAGATGCACGACAAAGTGTTTGCCTACATCGTCCAGAGCCAACACAACGAGACTCTTGAGTGTCATGCCTTCCTCTGCACCAAGAGAAAAATG GCCCAGGCAGTAACCCTAACGGTGGCTCAGGCTTTCAGAGTGGCGTTTGAATTCTGGCAGGCTGCCAAGGAAG agaaagagaagcgaGCGAAGTCGGGTTCAGACGGAGAAGGAGCCAGCAACTCTCAGTCGGACAGCTCGGCCAGCCTGGGTAGCCTGAAGGGAGGAG AGGTAGCCACAGGAACACTTCTGGATTTGGCAGAGGGAGCCAACGTGGCGCTGGTCCACTCAGGAACAAAGCAGACTGAATCGGATCCCTTTATG GAGTTGGAGGACGGTCTGGACGAGGCTTTCTCAAG ACTCGCTGAGTCTCGCACTAACCCCCAGGTCCTGGACATTGGGGTAAACCCTCAGGACTTGAACACTGAAGAGTGCCTGTCCCCAGACAAATGGGACCAAGAGGACACAGACTTCACTGCACAAAAAGACACTTTTGGGTTCTAA
- the ldlrap1b gene encoding low density lipoprotein receptor adapter protein 1b isoform X1 — protein sequence MDALKSAGRAIIRSPSIAKQSWGAGRHKKLPENWTDTRETLLEGMVFQLKYLGVTMVEQPKGEELSAAAVKRIVATAKASGKKLQKVTLKVSPRGIILYDSASNQLIENISIYRISYCTADKMHDKVFAYIVQSQHNETLECHAFLCTKRKMAQAVTLTVAQAFRVAFEFWQAAKEEKEKRAKSGSDGEGASNSQSDSSASLGSLKGGEVATGTLLDLAEGANVALVHSGTKQTESDPFMVHNHTTENNNTVWELEDGLDEAFSRLAESRTNPQVLDIGVNPQDLNTEECLSPDKWDQEDTDFTAQKDTFGF from the exons AGCTTCCGGAGAACTGGACGGACACGAGGGAGACCCTTCTGGAGGGCATGGTGTTCCAGCTCAAGTACCTTGGGGTCACGATGGTTGAGCAGCCCAAAGGGGAGGAACTGTCGGCGGCTGCTGTCAAGAGGATAGTGGCCACG GCCAAAGCCAGTGGAAAAAAACTCCAGAAAGTCACATTAAAGGTCTCCCCACGAGGAATCATCCTTTACGACAGTGCCTCCAACCAGCTGATAGAAAACATCTCCATATACAG aatATCATATTGCACGGCAGACAAGATGCACGACAAAGTGTTTGCCTACATCGTCCAGAGCCAACACAACGAGACTCTTGAGTGTCATGCCTTCCTCTGCACCAAGAGAAAAATG GCCCAGGCAGTAACCCTAACGGTGGCTCAGGCTTTCAGAGTGGCGTTTGAATTCTGGCAGGCTGCCAAGGAAG agaaagagaagcgaGCGAAGTCGGGTTCAGACGGAGAAGGAGCCAGCAACTCTCAGTCGGACAGCTCGGCCAGCCTGGGTAGCCTGAAGGGAGGAG AGGTAGCCACAGGAACACTTCTGGATTTGGCAGAGGGAGCCAACGTGGCGCTGGTCCACTCAGGAACAAAGCAGACTGAATCGGATCCCTTTATGGTGCATAATCACACAACAGAGAACAACAATACTGTATGG GAGTTGGAGGACGGTCTGGACGAGGCTTTCTCAAG ACTCGCTGAGTCTCGCACTAACCCCCAGGTCCTGGACATTGGGGTAAACCCTCAGGACTTGAACACTGAAGAGTGCCTGTCCCCAGACAAATGGGACCAAGAGGACACAGACTTCACTGCACAAAAAGACACTTTTGGGTTCTAA
- the LOC121618657 gene encoding protein CLN8-like, with amino-acid sequence MDPDQQSSPLPQPSAEYFSWDYRLQLIVLGFAFYAGVFLLSHLLSVSLSHTYTSLLAKEKVFWNLAATRAVFGIQSTVAGLRALTEDSLLTRDRMRGQEDWSWFTVLTATGFFVFENIALHASSVVFRSFDLPLATHHFFALSSYAGAVVWDSLGHFLPMVTLLLEMSTPFTCISWMLLKAGWASTLFWRANQWVMIHAFHCRMVLTYYMWWVSLSHWGELNAHVVLPQRVLFFTGLALLTFIINPIWTHKKTMQLLNPVDWNFGNKPAPMNGASQGQSGVSVKPHTS; translated from the exons ATGGATCCGGACCAGCAGAGCAGCCCTCTTCCCCAGCCCAGTGCAGAGTACTTCTCATGGGACTACCGCCTCCAGCTTATTGTCCTGGGCTTTGCCTTCTATGCAGGTGTATTCCTCCTGTCCcacctcctgtctgtgtctctgtcccaCACCTACACCTCCCTGCTAGCTAAGGAGAAGGTTTTCTGGAACCTGGCAGCGACTCGGGCGGTGTTTGGCATCCAGAGTACTGTAGCCGGCCTGCGGGCCCTGACTGAGGACTCGCTGTTAACCAGAGACAGAATGAGGGGACAAGAGGACTGGTCGTGGTTTACTGTCCTCACTGCCACaggtttctttgtgtttgagaACATAGCACTTCACGCCTCCAGTGTGGTCTTTCGTTCATTTGACCTGCCGCTGGCAACGCACCATTTCTTCGCCCTGTCCAGTTATGCAGGGGCGGTGGTGTGGGACTCCCTGGGCCACTTCCTGCCGATGGtgacgctgctgctggagatgaGCACGCCATTCACCTGTATATCCTGGATGTTGCTGAAG GCTGGCTGGGCGAGCACCCTGTTTTGGAGAGCCAACCAGTGGGTGATGATCCACGCGTTCCACTGTCGCATGGTGCTCACCTACTACATGTGGTGGGTAAGCTTGAGCCACTGGGGAGAGCTCAACGCCCATGTGGTCCTGCCCCAGCGTGTGCTGTTCTTCACTGGCCTCGCTCTGCTCACGTTTATCATCAACCCCATCTGGACTCACAAGAAAACCATGCAGCTGCTCAATCCGGTGGACTGGAACTTTGGCAACAAGCCGGCACCCATGAACGGTGCCTCTCAGGGTCAGTCGGGGGTTTCTGTCAAACCCCACACCAGCTGA